A single region of the Arthrobacter sp. zg-Y820 genome encodes:
- a CDS encoding LysR family transcriptional regulator produces the protein MALYDPALRYFLAVYETRSINAAARQLYVSASAVSRQVGRLEKEIGSPLFERFPSGVAPTDAARLFSVFARQVIREASHLKDEIFEQQTAEATITLAASNGTGHDFLPRVAAQYRELHPTVRFNLHVTEPALVTRFVREGTVDVGITFNLTIDPGVTIMYSRRAPLVAVVRQGHPLMSESVVALQDLVPYPLALLTPNTTNRRLFDLVRESGSDTLEPVFVCDNPDALLSFLRGSDAVTLLGRITVARNIADGDMISIPLKEQELGQRNLQVQTKAGRDLPIALASFVDFLVLALESTEI, from the coding sequence ATGGCGCTCTATGATCCTGCACTCCGCTACTTCCTGGCTGTGTACGAAACCAGGTCCATAAACGCGGCCGCCAGGCAGTTATACGTCTCTGCCTCGGCCGTTAGCCGTCAAGTGGGGAGATTGGAAAAAGAGATTGGATCTCCTCTTTTCGAGCGTTTTCCCTCAGGAGTAGCTCCAACCGATGCGGCCAGGCTGTTTTCCGTATTTGCCCGACAGGTAATACGTGAGGCAAGCCACTTGAAAGACGAAATTTTTGAGCAGCAGACAGCGGAAGCCACAATAACGCTTGCGGCATCCAACGGGACAGGTCACGACTTTCTGCCTCGAGTTGCTGCGCAGTACCGTGAACTCCATCCCACGGTGCGGTTCAACCTCCACGTAACAGAGCCAGCACTGGTAACACGGTTCGTCCGCGAGGGAACAGTCGATGTGGGCATTACGTTCAATCTCACGATCGATCCCGGCGTCACCATTATGTATTCGCGCCGAGCACCACTGGTTGCTGTTGTCAGGCAGGGACATCCGTTGATGTCCGAGTCGGTGGTAGCTCTGCAGGATTTGGTTCCCTATCCCCTTGCACTCCTGACGCCCAACACGACGAACCGCCGCCTATTCGATCTTGTCCGTGAGTCCGGAAGCGACACCCTTGAGCCTGTCTTCGTTTGTGACAATCCTGACGCCCTACTGAGTTTCCTCAGGGGAAGTGATGCAGTGACCTTGTTGGGACGTATCACGGTCGCGCGCAATATTGCGGATGGCGATATGATCTCCATCCCGCTCAAGGAGCAGGAACTCGGTCAACGAAACCTGCAGGTTCAGACGAAAGCGGGACGAGACCTACCTATAGCACTGGCAAGTTTTGTAGATTTTCTTGTTCTCGCCCTTGAATCGACAGAAATATAG
- a CDS encoding DUF3817 domain-containing protein, producing the protein MTPRTLFRTLAFAEAVTWTLLLAGMFAKYVLGNEAFTPIAGGLHGFVFLSYAASTVFVGINQKWSLGTIGLGLATAVIPYTTIPFERTMDRRGRLAGGWRLAPGGETPVSFPEKVQAVVLRRPAASAVVVLAGIAVVFGVLLRLGPPVSLS; encoded by the coding sequence ATGACCCCCCGCACTTTGTTCCGCACCCTGGCCTTCGCCGAGGCCGTCACCTGGACCCTGCTCCTGGCCGGCATGTTCGCCAAGTACGTCCTGGGCAACGAGGCCTTCACCCCGATTGCCGGCGGCCTTCACGGCTTCGTGTTCCTGTCCTACGCCGCGAGCACCGTCTTCGTGGGCATCAACCAGAAGTGGTCGCTGGGCACCATCGGCCTGGGCCTGGCCACTGCTGTCATCCCGTATACGACCATTCCCTTCGAACGGACCATGGACCGCCGGGGACGGCTGGCCGGCGGGTGGCGGCTGGCCCCCGGCGGCGAAACCCCGGTGAGCTTCCCCGAGAAGGTCCAGGCCGTGGTGCTCCGCCGTCCGGCCGCCTCGGCGGTCGTGGTGCTGGCCGGCATCGCCGTCGTCTTCGGCGTGCTGCTCCGCCTGGGCCCGCCCGTTTCGCTGAGCTGA
- a CDS encoding VOC family protein, protein MDWKIELVPVPVSNVDASKAFYVDQVGFNADYDERISPELRFVQLTPPGSACSVVIGPGTTDMVPGTQRIQIVVPNAAEARQHLVDHGIEASDIAPLDWGTFVYFSDPDGNQWSLQELPEIAPALPSDSS, encoded by the coding sequence ATGGACTGGAAAATTGAGCTGGTACCCGTGCCGGTCTCCAACGTGGATGCCTCCAAGGCGTTCTACGTGGACCAAGTGGGATTCAACGCTGACTACGACGAACGCATTAGTCCGGAACTGCGGTTTGTGCAGCTGACGCCGCCGGGATCTGCGTGTTCGGTGGTGATCGGTCCGGGGACAACGGACATGGTGCCCGGAACCCAGCGGATCCAGATCGTGGTGCCCAACGCCGCCGAGGCGCGGCAGCACCTGGTGGACCACGGCATTGAGGCCAGCGACATTGCGCCGCTGGACTGGGGCACGTTCGTCTACTTCAGCGATCCGGACGGCAACCAATGGTCGCTGCAGGAGCTTCCGGAAATCGCCCCGGCGCTGCCGTCGGACTCCTCCTGA
- a CDS encoding type 1 glutamine amidotransferase domain-containing protein, with protein MANILMVVSAADSLTMKDGSEHPTGYWAEELVESHRVLREAGHTVRIATPNGVKPTVDQVSLDPASAGGEEKAVAFTNYLSFIDAELSAPLTLADADPAEYDAVIMPGGHGPMSDLASDKDLGRILIAADTDGKIIAPFCHGPAGLLSAETENGDFVFAGRKMTVFTDEEELNGGTGENTPWFVEEVLRNKGAEVETGPAWSSFVVRDRNLISGQNPQSSEDVAKAVLAALAE; from the coding sequence ATGGCTAACATCCTCATGGTCGTTTCAGCAGCCGATTCACTCACGATGAAGGACGGCAGCGAGCATCCCACCGGCTACTGGGCCGAGGAACTCGTGGAATCCCACCGCGTCCTGCGTGAAGCCGGCCACACCGTCCGCATCGCCACCCCGAACGGCGTCAAGCCCACCGTTGACCAGGTCAGCCTGGACCCGGCGTCCGCCGGCGGCGAGGAAAAGGCCGTGGCCTTCACCAACTACCTCTCGTTCATCGACGCCGAGCTCTCCGCTCCGCTGACCCTGGCTGACGCGGATCCGGCGGAGTACGACGCCGTGATCATGCCGGGCGGGCACGGCCCCATGTCCGACCTGGCCTCCGACAAGGACCTGGGCCGGATTCTGATTGCAGCCGACACCGACGGAAAGATCATCGCTCCGTTCTGTCACGGCCCGGCAGGCTTGCTGAGCGCCGAGACGGAGAACGGCGACTTCGTTTTTGCCGGCCGCAAGATGACCGTCTTCACCGATGAGGAAGAACTCAATGGCGGCACCGGGGAGAACACCCCCTGGTTCGTCGAGGAAGTGCTGCGCAACAAGGGCGCCGAAGTGGAAACCGGCCCCGCCTGGTCCAGCTTCGTGGTCCGCGACCGGAACCTGATTTCCGGCCAGAACCCGCAGTCCAGCGAAGACGTGGCCAAGGCCGTCCTCGCCGCACTGGCCGAGTAG
- a CDS encoding DUF5996 family protein produces the protein MDKRFLNYPEWQDTADTLHMFLQMAGKVKLERSYKRPGWSHVRLDLTIQGIGTGIIPVEDRNFEIFFNLAQHHVNVQNSLGTRARIPLGDGLSVAAFHQQLMGALDDIGTPTPINTTPQEFYDPIPFDEDYQHHAYDQEAVELFLANLHFAHRSLAGFLSPMRGKIDMPAFWFGTMDLAGNVFSGQPAPYSGSDTIGRNCYDERFCEVGFWPGDTKTPEPSFYVLPYPFLASIGSYGTLLMPERAQFLASENEFLFSLEDAFAAPDPQQAVLDFCRSSFGIQQRLDRWKDLDWITEPLTYPK, from the coding sequence ATGGACAAGAGATTCCTGAACTATCCGGAATGGCAGGACACGGCCGACACCCTGCACATGTTCCTGCAGATGGCCGGCAAGGTGAAGCTGGAGCGCAGCTACAAGCGGCCCGGATGGTCGCATGTGCGGTTGGACCTGACGATTCAGGGCATCGGCACCGGCATCATCCCGGTCGAGGACCGGAATTTCGAAATCTTCTTCAATCTCGCCCAGCATCATGTGAACGTGCAAAACAGCTTGGGGACGCGGGCCCGGATTCCTTTGGGTGACGGGCTGAGCGTTGCGGCGTTCCATCAGCAATTAATGGGAGCGCTGGACGACATCGGCACGCCGACGCCGATCAACACGACGCCGCAGGAGTTCTACGATCCCATCCCCTTCGACGAGGACTACCAGCACCACGCCTACGATCAGGAGGCGGTGGAACTCTTCCTCGCGAACCTGCACTTTGCCCACCGTTCCCTGGCCGGGTTCCTTTCCCCGATGCGCGGGAAAATCGACATGCCGGCGTTCTGGTTCGGCACCATGGACCTGGCCGGCAATGTGTTCAGCGGCCAGCCGGCGCCGTATTCGGGTTCGGACACGATCGGCAGGAACTGCTACGACGAGCGGTTCTGCGAGGTCGGATTCTGGCCCGGCGACACCAAAACCCCGGAACCGTCGTTTTATGTTCTGCCGTATCCGTTCCTGGCGAGCATCGGCAGCTACGGGACGCTGCTGATGCCGGAGCGGGCACAGTTCCTGGCCTCCGAGAACGAGTTCCTTTTCAGCTTGGAGGATGCCTTCGCGGCGCCGGATCCGCAGCAGGCGGTGCTCGACTTCTGCCGGTCCAGCTTTGGCATCCAGCAGCGGCTGGACCGGTGGAAGGACCTGGACTGGATCACCGAGCCGCTGACCTACCCCAAGTAA
- a CDS encoding FadR/GntR family transcriptional regulator, whose product MALTDDAITKIKDMIIGGELSPGDRLPPEKELSEQLGLSRNSLREAVKALEAVRVLDVRRGDGTYVTSLEPRLLQESTAFMVDLHSDTSLVELFEVRRILESSAAGMAARRITQAELAGLEADIAGVDAGSVDDLIEHDLRFHESIADAAGNGYLCGLLSGLNSRTVRARIWRGLTEQGAVERTLAEHRSIVAALRSGDAELARAATMLHVSGVEQWVKEALG is encoded by the coding sequence ATGGCCCTTACGGATGACGCGATAACCAAGATCAAGGACATGATCATCGGCGGAGAGCTGTCCCCGGGGGACCGGCTGCCGCCCGAGAAGGAACTCAGCGAGCAATTGGGTCTGTCCCGCAACTCGCTGCGGGAAGCGGTCAAGGCGTTGGAAGCCGTCCGGGTATTGGACGTCCGGCGAGGCGACGGCACATACGTCACCAGCCTTGAGCCTCGGCTGCTGCAGGAATCCACCGCGTTCATGGTGGACCTGCATTCGGACACCTCGCTGGTGGAGCTCTTCGAAGTCCGGCGCATCCTGGAATCCTCGGCTGCAGGCATGGCGGCCAGACGGATCACCCAAGCGGAGCTGGCCGGATTGGAGGCGGACATCGCAGGCGTGGACGCGGGATCCGTGGATGACCTCATCGAGCATGACCTGCGGTTCCACGAGAGCATTGCCGACGCCGCGGGCAACGGCTACCTCTGCGGGCTGCTTTCAGGCCTGAACAGTCGAACGGTCCGGGCACGGATCTGGCGCGGCCTCACAGAGCAGGGCGCGGTGGAACGCACTCTGGCGGAGCACAGGAGCATCGTCGCGGCCCTGCGGTCGGGGGACGCAGAATTGGCGCGCGCCGCCACCATGCTGCACGTGAGCGGCGTGGAACAGTGGGTCAAGGAGGCGCTCGGCTGA
- a CDS encoding glycerophosphodiester phosphodiesterase family protein produces the protein MTIGNRGAPLVVGHRGNSGLAPENTAVAFAQARAAGAAMVETDVRLTADGELFLFHDGTGRRTTNVAEVFPERADAPIVSFTAAELRRLDAGSWFGEQFTGEPILFLSELPATVGFGMGINLEIKAPQDSPGVETALAAALTGPDWVRLLEHHPVTVSSFDRAAVRTFAAAAPGLPVWQLAGRVPSARLLAQLAGRGVRGVVAEHRFLTQSGAAAIRAAGLGLWVYTVNTVPEMTRVMNLGVEAIITDFPGTLVELLDGAGSVAG, from the coding sequence ATGACAATCGGAAACCGAGGCGCCCCGCTGGTGGTGGGTCACCGCGGCAACAGCGGGCTGGCGCCGGAGAACACCGCCGTGGCCTTCGCGCAGGCCCGGGCGGCGGGCGCGGCCATGGTGGAAACCGATGTGCGCCTCACCGCTGACGGCGAGCTGTTCCTCTTTCACGACGGCACCGGCCGCCGCACCACCAATGTGGCGGAGGTCTTTCCGGAGCGTGCCGATGCTCCGATCGTTTCCTTCACCGCTGCGGAACTGCGGCGGCTGGACGCCGGGTCCTGGTTCGGTGAACAGTTCACCGGGGAGCCGATCCTGTTCCTCTCCGAGCTGCCGGCCACGGTTGGCTTCGGCATGGGCATCAACCTGGAGATCAAGGCTCCGCAGGACTCACCCGGCGTGGAGACCGCCCTCGCCGCCGCGCTGACCGGACCGGACTGGGTGCGCCTGCTGGAACACCACCCGGTCACCGTCAGCTCCTTTGACCGGGCAGCTGTCCGCACCTTCGCCGCGGCCGCTCCCGGTCTGCCGGTGTGGCAGTTGGCGGGGCGGGTTCCGTCGGCACGGTTGCTGGCCCAGCTCGCCGGCCGCGGTGTGCGGGGAGTGGTGGCCGAGCACCGCTTCCTGACCCAGTCCGGCGCCGCCGCCATCCGGGCGGCGGGCCTGGGCCTGTGGGTCTACACGGTCAATACCGTTCCGGAGATGACCCGGGTCATGAACCTGGGCGTGGAGGCAATCATCACTGATTTCCCCGGCACCCTCGTGGAGCTGCTGGACGGCGCGGGTTCCGTCGCCGGCTAG
- a CDS encoding MFS transporter yields the protein MSRTEGSPSAAAKPISTFRIIGAACVGNALEWYDIAIYSFFAVYISRVFFPSEDPAFSLVLALGTFAVSFLIRPVGALVLGSYADRVGRKPALTLSLGLMVVGTLLICVMPSYASIGVLAPIGILVARLIQGFAAGGEFGSATAMMVEHLPGRRGFAASWQFTSQAMASLMAASIGTILTISLSAEQIESWGFRIPFLFGLLVGPAGLYIRRHVPETPEAIIRLENDVPNKPIRTILREQKLIVLLTIGVLAVTTCLNYMITYIPTYAIATLKLPDSSGFVATLVGGCVLLLVTPFSGHFSDKVGQLRIMIPAAGAVLILIYPMFAFMVAVPALSVLLIVVFLMALLKACYFGPMGAVMASLFPAETRATGMAVGYNIGVTIFGGFTPLIATLLIDRTGNDMAPSFWVIFAAIVSLVSMLTIWKKLGLR from the coding sequence GTGAGTAGGACAGAAGGCAGCCCATCTGCGGCAGCTAAACCAATCAGCACCTTTCGAATTATTGGCGCCGCATGTGTCGGGAACGCGTTGGAATGGTATGACATTGCTATTTATAGTTTTTTTGCCGTATACATTTCTCGGGTGTTTTTTCCATCAGAGGACCCGGCATTTTCGCTTGTCCTCGCCTTAGGGACGTTCGCAGTTTCTTTCCTCATCCGGCCGGTGGGAGCCCTTGTCCTGGGCTCGTACGCCGATCGGGTTGGGCGCAAGCCCGCGCTAACGCTGTCCCTTGGTCTGATGGTGGTGGGTACACTGCTCATCTGCGTTATGCCGTCCTACGCATCCATCGGTGTGCTGGCTCCGATCGGCATCCTTGTCGCACGGCTCATCCAAGGATTCGCGGCAGGGGGCGAGTTTGGCAGTGCCACTGCGATGATGGTTGAGCACCTACCGGGACGCCGTGGATTCGCGGCAAGTTGGCAGTTTACGAGCCAGGCCATGGCGTCGCTGATGGCAGCAAGTATCGGGACCATCTTGACTATTTCATTGAGTGCGGAACAAATCGAATCATGGGGTTTTCGCATACCATTTTTATTTGGACTGCTTGTCGGGCCGGCGGGTCTTTATATTCGACGACACGTGCCAGAAACGCCAGAGGCGATTATTCGCTTGGAAAATGATGTTCCTAACAAGCCGATCCGAACAATACTTCGTGAGCAGAAGTTGATTGTTCTGCTCACTATTGGAGTGCTTGCGGTCACTACGTGCCTGAACTACATGATTACGTACATTCCTACATATGCCATCGCAACACTGAAACTGCCGGATTCCAGCGGATTTGTTGCAACGTTAGTGGGTGGTTGCGTTCTGCTCTTGGTCACACCATTCTCGGGTCACTTCTCCGATAAGGTGGGCCAGCTGAGGATAATGATACCGGCGGCCGGGGCTGTATTGATTCTCATTTACCCAATGTTTGCTTTCATGGTTGCCGTTCCTGCACTAAGTGTGCTTCTTATCGTGGTTTTCCTTATGGCTCTATTGAAGGCTTGTTATTTTGGGCCGATGGGTGCTGTCATGGCATCCCTATTTCCGGCGGAGACCCGAGCTACCGGAATGGCAGTTGGCTACAATATTGGGGTTACCATATTCGGCGGCTTTACCCCCTTGATTGCTACGCTGCTAATCGATAGGACAGGAAACGATATGGCGCCGAGTTTTTGGGTTATCTTCGCTGCGATTGTCAGTCTGGTGTCCATGCTCACCATCTGGAAAAAGCTGGGCCTGCGTTAG
- a CDS encoding multidrug effflux MFS transporter — translation MSNPARAQGTRPSYRPGIKYILMLGALAALPAVTTDMYLPSLPTVAADLQTSQAAAQFTMSGTLIGAAVGQLVIGPFSDRFGRRLPLLIGISLHVIVSLLCAVAPGIGSLIALRILQGFFNAAAGVVAIAVIRDRFVGSDAARLLSRLMLIIGLAPLLAPTLGQAVAGIWQWRAVFVALALIGLILVLIVWRFMPETLPAERRRRSGGPSAFTGYRVLLRDRHFLALAFIPGLGMAVIMSYVVGSPFVFQDEYGLTAGQYALVFAINGAGMVISAQANAALVHRASPMSILRIAVPILLGLSLLLPVIITTGFGGVFGLAAGLWLVLGMHGLIAANATVMALGNYGHMAGSAAALIGALQVGVAGVVSPLVGVFGGRALAMSAVIIGCCALMTLILAAATPAYRRGGMAALEGGRAAAEAEATKPA, via the coding sequence TTGAGCAACCCCGCCAGGGCACAGGGCACCCGACCCTCTTACCGTCCAGGGATCAAGTACATCCTGATGCTCGGTGCCCTGGCGGCGCTGCCTGCGGTCACCACCGACATGTACCTGCCGTCGCTGCCCACCGTGGCGGCGGATCTGCAGACCAGCCAGGCCGCGGCCCAGTTCACCATGTCCGGCACACTGATCGGCGCCGCCGTCGGGCAGCTGGTCATCGGGCCCTTCTCGGACCGGTTTGGGCGGCGGCTGCCGCTGCTGATCGGCATCAGCCTGCACGTCATCGTGTCGCTGCTGTGCGCCGTCGCTCCCGGCATCGGTTCGCTGATCGCGCTGCGGATCCTGCAGGGATTCTTCAACGCCGCCGCCGGCGTGGTGGCAATTGCCGTGATCCGGGACCGCTTTGTCGGCTCCGACGCCGCGCGGCTGCTGTCCCGGCTGATGCTGATCATCGGACTGGCACCGCTGCTGGCTCCCACCCTCGGGCAGGCCGTGGCCGGCATTTGGCAGTGGCGGGCGGTCTTTGTGGCGCTGGCCCTGATCGGGCTCATCCTGGTGCTGATCGTCTGGCGGTTCATGCCCGAAACGCTGCCGGCCGAACGGCGCCGGCGCAGCGGCGGGCCCAGCGCCTTCACCGGCTACCGGGTGCTGCTGCGGGACCGGCATTTCCTAGCCCTGGCCTTCATTCCCGGCCTCGGGATGGCAGTCATCATGAGCTATGTGGTGGGTTCACCGTTCGTGTTCCAGGACGAGTACGGCCTCACCGCCGGGCAGTACGCGCTGGTCTTTGCGATCAACGGCGCCGGCATGGTCATCTCCGCCCAGGCCAATGCCGCCCTGGTCCACCGCGCGTCGCCGATGAGCATCCTGCGCATCGCCGTGCCCATCCTGCTGGGGCTGTCCCTGCTGCTGCCGGTCATCATCACCACCGGGTTCGGCGGGGTCTTCGGCCTGGCCGCTGGCCTGTGGCTGGTACTGGGCATGCACGGACTGATCGCGGCGAACGCCACGGTCATGGCGCTGGGCAACTACGGGCACATGGCCGGTTCCGCCGCGGCCCTGATCGGTGCGCTGCAGGTGGGAGTTGCCGGCGTCGTCAGCCCGCTGGTGGGTGTCTTCGGCGGCCGGGCCCTGGCAATGTCAGCAGTGATCATCGGCTGCTGCGCGCTGATGACGCTGATCCTCGCCGCGGCGACTCCCGCCTACCGGCGCGGCGGCATGGCGGCACTGGAGGGCGGCCGGGCGGCCGCCGAGGCGGAAGCCACCAAGCCGGCCTGA
- a CDS encoding SDR family oxidoreductase: protein MTVLIAGCGDLGTEAGLRFAAAGFSVLGWRRSPEKIPAPLTGQAADLTRGELPRIPADTGVVVIAVAAGSRSESAYRAAYVDGTANVLDALERDGVRPRRILFVSSTAVYGDADGGVVDEETPAAPATVTGAVILEAEELLHTRRPDAVVLRLSGIYGPGRTRLIDAVTGGTAVVPNRPQPTNRIHRDDAAAAIVHLTTAVPDPAQLYVGVDDEPVDLAEVLRFLAAELAAELPDAPADSSTESSRGGNRKLSNARLRGTGFEFAYPTFREGYRAVLAGDGVRHP from the coding sequence GTGACCGTCCTGATTGCCGGCTGCGGCGATCTGGGCACGGAAGCCGGCCTGCGGTTCGCCGCGGCCGGCTTTTCCGTGCTCGGCTGGCGCCGTTCCCCGGAGAAAATCCCCGCTCCGCTCACCGGCCAGGCCGCCGACCTGACCCGCGGCGAGCTGCCGCGGATTCCTGCCGATACCGGCGTCGTCGTCATCGCCGTGGCCGCCGGCAGCCGCAGTGAATCGGCCTACCGTGCAGCGTATGTGGACGGCACGGCGAACGTCCTGGATGCGCTGGAGCGCGACGGCGTGCGGCCGCGGCGGATCCTGTTCGTCTCCTCCACCGCGGTGTACGGCGACGCCGACGGCGGTGTGGTGGACGAGGAAACGCCGGCCGCCCCGGCGACGGTGACCGGTGCCGTGATCCTCGAGGCCGAGGAACTGCTGCACACGCGCCGGCCAGACGCCGTCGTGCTCCGGCTGTCAGGCATTTACGGGCCGGGCCGCACCCGGCTGATCGATGCCGTCACCGGAGGCACCGCCGTCGTGCCCAACCGGCCGCAGCCGACCAACCGGATCCACCGGGACGACGCCGCGGCGGCCATCGTGCACCTGACCACTGCGGTACCGGATCCCGCGCAGCTGTATGTGGGCGTCGACGACGAGCCGGTGGACCTGGCCGAGGTGCTGCGGTTCCTCGCGGCCGAACTGGCCGCCGAGCTGCCGGACGCGCCGGCGGACTCCAGCACTGAATCCAGCCGCGGCGGAAACCGGAAACTGTCCAACGCCCGGCTGCGCGGCACCGGTTTCGAGTTCGCCTATCCGACGTTCCGGGAAGGGTACCGGGCGGTGCTGGCCGGCGACGGCGTCCGGCACCCCTAG
- a CDS encoding M20 family metallopeptidase, whose product MNRITAIESATEYFDSGQFEADLSRKIAYRTESQDPTSGPTMHAYLAEEVGPQLERMGFTSKVIDNPLSERHPFLFAKRQEDAAAHTVLTYGHGDVQLAHAGDWDAANNPWRINVDGDRWYGRGTADNKGQHTINLAALEHVIEARGGTLGYNIALLMDMGEEFGSPGLNEVCEQLKDDLSADVLIASDGPRISAEQPTIFLGARGAVNFTLTVNPRNESHHSGNWGGVLSNPATVLSNALATLVDKQGRIRVEGLIPPPIPDAVRSALAEITVDSSPESPSIDKNWGEPGLSPSERLFGWNALEILAMTSGNPEGPVNAIPASARAHCQLRFVVGTDWESTGEILRRHFETQGLPMVEVQVEFAMAATRLDPENKWVYWSLASLEETTGKTPVLLPNLAGSLPNEAFSDVLRLPTIWIPHSYPGCLQHAPNEHNLGPLMREAIQIMAGIFWDLGELGPDFISEGELSVVQTAHAEEGE is encoded by the coding sequence ATGAATCGCATAACTGCGATCGAATCTGCAACTGAATACTTCGATTCAGGGCAATTCGAGGCAGACCTGAGTCGAAAAATCGCCTACCGAACCGAAAGCCAGGACCCCACTAGTGGGCCGACAATGCATGCCTACCTTGCGGAAGAAGTAGGACCTCAGCTTGAACGAATGGGGTTCACGTCCAAAGTGATCGATAACCCGTTGTCTGAGCGTCATCCCTTCCTCTTTGCGAAGCGTCAAGAGGACGCAGCTGCACATACGGTACTCACCTACGGGCATGGCGATGTGCAGTTAGCGCATGCCGGGGACTGGGACGCGGCAAACAATCCATGGCGTATCAACGTAGACGGCGACCGCTGGTACGGGCGCGGGACAGCAGATAATAAGGGGCAGCACACTATCAACTTGGCGGCCCTCGAGCATGTGATAGAGGCGCGTGGCGGAACTTTGGGATACAACATTGCGCTACTGATGGACATGGGGGAAGAATTTGGTTCCCCGGGGCTCAATGAGGTCTGTGAACAGCTAAAAGATGACCTCTCCGCGGACGTCCTCATCGCTTCGGACGGTCCGCGCATATCGGCCGAGCAACCAACCATCTTTCTGGGTGCACGAGGAGCAGTGAACTTCACGCTCACAGTCAACCCGCGGAATGAGAGCCATCACTCCGGCAATTGGGGGGGAGTGCTGAGCAACCCGGCAACTGTGCTGTCCAATGCGCTGGCGACCCTCGTTGATAAACAGGGGCGCATTAGAGTGGAGGGCCTGATCCCGCCACCTATTCCGGATGCTGTGCGGTCAGCGCTGGCGGAGATAACCGTCGACAGTTCACCCGAGAGTCCGTCAATCGATAAGAATTGGGGCGAGCCGGGCCTGAGTCCGAGCGAGCGTCTTTTTGGATGGAATGCATTAGAGATACTGGCAATGACTTCAGGTAACCCTGAAGGCCCGGTGAACGCCATCCCGGCATCCGCACGTGCTCATTGCCAGTTACGCTTCGTCGTTGGCACCGACTGGGAGTCGACGGGTGAAATTCTGAGGAGGCACTTTGAGACTCAGGGGCTCCCAATGGTTGAGGTGCAGGTCGAGTTTGCTATGGCTGCAACCAGGCTCGATCCCGAGAACAAATGGGTCTATTGGTCATTGGCTTCGTTGGAGGAAACAACTGGAAAAACCCCAGTTCTGTTGCCGAATCTGGCCGGGTCACTACCGAATGAAGCGTTTAGTGATGTACTCCGGCTGCCCACAATTTGGATTCCACATTCTTATCCCGGTTGCCTGCAGCACGCTCCAAATGAGCACAATCTCGGGCCTCTAATGCGTGAAGCGATACAGATAATGGCAGGAATATTTTGGGACCTGGGTGAGCTGGGCCCGGACTTCATCTCGGAGGGTGAACTCAGCGTTGTCCAAACAGCACATGCCGAAGAAGGAGAATAG
- a CDS encoding aldo/keto reductase: MTEQSVTPVPLTIDLKDLGTVRRLGFGAMRIVGPGIWGEPESRGTAVDVVRRAVELGVDFIDTADSYGPNVSEEIIAEALYPYPDGVRIATKAGFARTGPDVWVPLGRPEYLRQQVELSLRKLKVDSLDLFQLHRIDPEVPAEEQFAVMRDLQQEGKIKALGLSQVSVEQLKAADKYFTVSTVQNRYNLTDRSSEDVLEYAEANGIGFIPWAPISAGELAQPGGPVAEAAQRLNATDSQVALAWLLRRSPVIMPIPGTGSIKHLEENLAAADLVLDDATYAELDAASKSASGK, translated from the coding sequence ATGACAGAGCAGAGCGTAACCCCCGTCCCCCTGACCATTGATCTCAAGGACCTGGGCACGGTCCGCCGTCTTGGCTTCGGCGCCATGCGCATCGTGGGCCCCGGCATCTGGGGCGAGCCCGAAAGCCGCGGCACCGCCGTCGACGTCGTCCGCCGGGCCGTGGAGCTGGGTGTTGACTTCATCGACACCGCCGATTCCTACGGCCCCAACGTCAGCGAGGAGATCATCGCCGAGGCGCTGTATCCGTATCCCGACGGCGTTCGCATCGCCACCAAGGCCGGCTTTGCCCGCACCGGACCTGACGTCTGGGTGCCCCTGGGCCGCCCGGAGTACCTGCGCCAGCAGGTCGAACTGAGCCTGCGCAAGCTCAAGGTGGATTCCCTGGATCTGTTCCAGCTGCACCGCATCGACCCCGAGGTTCCGGCCGAAGAGCAGTTCGCCGTGATGCGCGACCTGCAGCAGGAAGGCAAGATCAAGGCCCTGGGCCTGTCCCAGGTTTCGGTGGAGCAGCTCAAGGCCGCCGACAAGTACTTCACCGTCTCCACTGTGCAGAACCGCTACAACCTCACCGACCGCTCCTCCGAGGACGTGCTGGAATACGCCGAGGCCAACGGCATCGGCTTCATTCCGTGGGCTCCGATCTCCGCCGGCGAACTGGCCCAGCCGGGCGGCCCCGTGGCCGAAGCCGCGCAGCGCCTGAACGCCACCGATTCCCAGGTGGCCCTGGCCTGGCTGCTGCGCCGCTCCCCCGTGATCATGCCGATCCCGGGCACCGGCTCCATCAAGCACCTCGAGGAAAACCTCGCCGCCGCGGACCTGGTGCTCGACGACGCCACGTACGCCGAGCTCGACGCCGCCAGCAAGAGCGCTTCCGGCAAGTAG